The following proteins are encoded in a genomic region of Amycolatopsis sulphurea:
- a CDS encoding MarR family winged helix-turn-helix transcriptional regulator, whose product MTSQDPGETGSLLLDNQLCFGLYTASRAITSLYRTLLEPLELTYPQYLVMLALWEQDGRQVKDLGAALNLDSGTLSPLLKRLEKSGLVTRERQPDDERSVRIRLTPGGIALREKAEEIPPRIGAALGLGTATLAEMRATMDRLTSSVNLYREALHPA is encoded by the coding sequence ATGACCAGCCAGGACCCAGGAGAAACCGGCTCGTTGCTGCTCGACAACCAGCTCTGCTTCGGGCTGTACACCGCGTCGCGCGCGATCACCTCGCTGTACCGGACGCTACTCGAACCACTCGAACTGACCTACCCGCAGTACCTGGTGATGCTGGCACTGTGGGAGCAGGACGGACGGCAGGTCAAGGACCTCGGCGCCGCACTGAATCTCGACTCCGGCACGCTTTCGCCGCTGCTCAAACGGCTGGAGAAGTCCGGGCTGGTCACCCGGGAGCGGCAGCCGGACGACGAGCGTTCGGTCCGGATCCGGCTCACCCCCGGCGGCATCGCCCTGCGGGAGAAGGCCGAAGAGATCCCGCCGCGCATCGGCGCCGCCCTGGGCCTCGGCACCGCGACGCTGGCCGAAATGCGCGCCACGATGGACCGTCTGACCTCGTCGGTGAATCTTTACCGCGAAGCACTTCACCCGGCATGA
- a CDS encoding antitoxin — MKASLSADNGRPGMGINFDELKEKATGALRDNSEKIEHGLDKAAQFAKSKVSGHDSQIDGGVEKAKGFLGKMGGKHETGEHKGGEPDSGEQPGEGPTQPGPPPQ; from the coding sequence ATGAAAGCCTCACTGTCGGCCGACAACGGGAGGCCCGGGATGGGCATCAACTTCGACGAACTCAAGGAAAAGGCGACCGGCGCGCTGCGTGACAACAGCGAGAAGATCGAACACGGCCTCGACAAGGCGGCCCAGTTCGCCAAGTCGAAGGTCAGCGGCCACGACTCGCAGATCGACGGCGGGGTCGAGAAAGCCAAGGGCTTCCTCGGCAAGATGGGCGGCAAGCACGAGACCGGCGAACACAAGGGCGGCGAGCCGGACAGCGGCGAGCAGCCCGGCGAAGGCCCCACCCAACCTGGCCCGCCCCCGCAGTGA
- a CDS encoding SAM-dependent methyltransferase, with the protein MTAPDKALRDVGVSIDKPSAARVYDYFIGGHTNYAVDRLFAEKVRQRLPLIGDYCQASRQYLGRAVRQCVRAGIRQFVDLGSGLPTAGNVHEIADDERPEHDVRVLYLDNEPVALAHSQILLARTADPERHQALAADMLQPGELWERVLDSDVIDTAQPIGLILSAVLHFIEDDQDPDGMLAFYRAQLAPGSLLVLSQMTDENPADEEEKQALVDLITYYATTTNPGVLRTKAEFERFFGGWPLLHPGLGYVPAFYPDPETMFADAPSESRVIGGIARKP; encoded by the coding sequence ATGACTGCACCGGACAAAGCCCTGCGGGACGTCGGGGTGAGCATCGACAAGCCGTCGGCTGCGCGGGTCTACGACTACTTCATCGGGGGCCACACGAACTACGCGGTGGATCGGCTGTTCGCCGAGAAGGTCCGCCAACGGCTCCCGCTGATCGGCGACTACTGCCAGGCCAGCCGCCAGTACCTCGGCCGCGCGGTGCGCCAGTGCGTGCGCGCGGGTATCCGGCAGTTCGTCGACCTCGGCTCGGGGCTGCCCACCGCGGGCAACGTGCACGAGATCGCCGACGACGAGCGCCCGGAACACGACGTGCGCGTGCTCTACCTCGACAACGAGCCGGTCGCGCTGGCGCATTCGCAGATCCTGCTCGCCAGGACCGCGGATCCGGAGCGGCACCAGGCCCTCGCCGCGGACATGCTGCAGCCGGGTGAACTCTGGGAGCGGGTACTCGACTCCGACGTGATCGACACCGCCCAGCCGATCGGGCTGATCCTCAGCGCGGTCCTGCACTTCATCGAGGACGACCAGGATCCGGACGGGATGCTGGCGTTCTACCGAGCCCAGCTCGCGCCCGGTTCCCTGCTGGTGCTCTCGCAGATGACCGACGAGAATCCGGCCGACGAGGAGGAGAAGCAGGCGCTCGTCGACCTCATCACGTACTACGCGACGACCACCAACCCCGGGGTGCTGCGCACCAAGGCCGAGTTCGAGCGCTTCTTCGGTGGCTGGCCGCTGCTGCATCCGGGGCTGGGGTACGTCCCGGCGTTCTACCCGGACCCCGAGACGATGTTCGCGGATGCCCCGTCGGAGTCGCGCGTGATCGGCGGAATCGCGCGAAAACCGTAG
- a CDS encoding FUSC family protein: MSRPDFAAPHWLVQLLRTKPVPVPWNMVVRAALSLAAPLAVAYALGDIAVGALMSTGALPAVLSEAAGTYRYRARRLGGSTAAAAAGYFVGLLTGGMPAWSIPSIVAVAAISALISAAGSNASIAALQMFVFCVLGTAQHTTGLPIGVLFGYFCAGAAWALLVALSTWTVRATSQERTAVAQVYIELAAMLSATDEPTSRVARHQLTTAMSTAYDRLLIARSWLSGRDATYRRLLSRLSAATPAVEASVAMVNAGQRPPDEAIDYLTGVAAAVLAAQPLPTPPEQPEKDVDALVAALYAGLKRIEKGDDRQRRTPASPLQRVREWAGSLISGPLTWVAALRLTLCVAVAEVVALMVPFERSYWITLTVGVVLKPDFGSVFGRAVLRGLGTVAGVGIGAVVLAIGAHGWLLVVLIAAFAGGAAVGKVRNYGMLGTFVTPLIILQMDLARTGSWPEVLARLVDTVTGCVIVLLVGYLLWPGSRRPQVGGRLADSFDTVATYVRTAMVRTSTSEARLARSRARRAAYRALADLRTAFQQVIVEPSQAGRQAVAWWPVIAGLERVTDAVTEVGVTIGRGTPAPSPADIGLVTDALAELAAAVREQRDPDSMPMPDNPRLAGVVDQLGSTFDAVRGPDLVEQSPLRLMRRFLPYHRRT, encoded by the coding sequence GTGAGCCGCCCCGACTTCGCCGCGCCCCACTGGCTGGTGCAGCTGCTGCGTACGAAACCGGTGCCCGTTCCGTGGAACATGGTCGTGCGTGCGGCGCTTTCTCTGGCCGCCCCGCTGGCTGTTGCGTACGCGCTCGGCGACATCGCGGTCGGCGCGTTGATGTCCACCGGGGCGCTGCCGGCGGTGCTGTCCGAGGCGGCGGGAACCTACCGCTATCGCGCCCGCAGGCTGGGTGGTTCGACGGCCGCGGCCGCCGCTGGGTATTTCGTCGGCCTGCTCACCGGCGGGATGCCGGCGTGGTCGATCCCGTCGATCGTCGCCGTCGCGGCGATCTCGGCGTTGATCAGCGCGGCCGGGAGCAACGCTTCGATAGCGGCGCTGCAGATGTTCGTGTTCTGCGTGCTCGGCACCGCCCAGCACACCACCGGGCTGCCGATCGGCGTGCTGTTCGGGTACTTCTGCGCGGGCGCGGCGTGGGCACTGCTCGTCGCGCTCTCGACGTGGACGGTCCGGGCGACGAGCCAGGAACGTACTGCGGTGGCGCAGGTGTACATCGAACTCGCGGCGATGCTCTCGGCCACCGACGAACCGACGTCGCGGGTGGCCCGGCATCAGCTCACCACCGCGATGAGCACCGCCTACGACCGGCTGCTCATCGCGCGCTCGTGGCTTTCCGGCCGCGACGCGACGTACCGGCGGCTACTCAGCCGGCTCTCTGCGGCGACTCCGGCCGTCGAAGCGAGCGTCGCGATGGTCAACGCCGGACAGCGGCCGCCGGACGAGGCGATCGACTATCTCACCGGCGTTGCTGCGGCGGTACTTGCTGCACAGCCGTTGCCGACACCGCCCGAGCAGCCGGAGAAGGACGTCGACGCGTTGGTGGCGGCGCTCTACGCCGGGTTGAAGCGGATAGAGAAAGGCGACGACCGGCAGCGGCGTACACCGGCTTCGCCGCTGCAGCGCGTACGCGAGTGGGCCGGCTCGCTCATCTCGGGGCCGTTGACCTGGGTGGCCGCTCTGCGGCTCACGCTGTGCGTCGCCGTGGCCGAAGTTGTGGCGCTGATGGTGCCGTTTGAACGCTCGTACTGGATCACGCTTACCGTCGGCGTGGTGCTGAAGCCGGACTTCGGCTCGGTGTTCGGCCGCGCGGTGCTTCGCGGGCTCGGCACCGTCGCCGGCGTCGGGATCGGCGCCGTGGTGCTCGCGATCGGGGCGCACGGCTGGCTGCTGGTGGTGTTGATTGCGGCGTTCGCCGGTGGTGCCGCGGTGGGCAAGGTGCGGAACTACGGCATGCTCGGCACCTTCGTGACGCCGCTGATCATTCTGCAGATGGACCTCGCGCGGACGGGCAGCTGGCCGGAGGTGCTGGCCCGGCTTGTGGACACGGTGACCGGCTGTGTGATCGTGCTGCTGGTCGGCTACCTGCTCTGGCCGGGCTCGCGGCGCCCACAGGTCGGTGGGCGGCTCGCGGACAGCTTCGACACCGTCGCCACGTACGTGCGCACGGCCATGGTGCGCACCTCGACGAGCGAGGCGCGGCTGGCACGTTCGCGCGCGCGGCGCGCGGCCTACCGTGCGCTCGCTGACCTGCGTACGGCGTTTCAGCAGGTAATCGTGGAGCCTTCACAGGCCGGCAGGCAGGCCGTCGCTTGGTGGCCGGTGATCGCCGGGCTGGAACGCGTGACGGACGCGGTGACCGAAGTGGGCGTGACGATCGGCCGGGGCACCCCGGCTCCCTCCCCGGCGGACATCGGGCTGGTCACCGACGCCCTCGCGGAACTGGCCGCCGCCGTGCGCGAACAGCGTGACCCGGACTCGATGCCGATGCCGGACAACCCGCGCTTGGCCGGGGTAGTCGACCAGCTCGGCTCGACCTTCGACGCGGTGCGCGGGCCGGATCTGGTGGAGCAATCGCCATTACGGCTGATGCGGCGGTTCCTGCCCTACCACCGCCGAACCTGA
- a CDS encoding alpha/beta hydrolase, with protein sequence MSLSEIPLDSPVEAIVAGILALAAVIAVPWFWERWRKFRQAKRSATVLAAVLLLVVSLALTGNLIGGFFPTVGSLLGTGEFVAQGVDVEGGENGANFDRARDLGAKRAKIGKGTVVHVRVTGRRTGLSRDTTVYLPGQYFEPAYKSLRFPTIEWFPNYPSGPEVATAPSGYNLPEQLDEAIQKHVLPPVVVLIPDPTGQPKIGHDTECVDEVDGSANDTFLSADLRDWAIQKLGVSPQRTAWTLAGWSSGGYCAMNLVTRHPQWYANAVSIGGYDQAQEDSGTENLFRGRQDIKEANNVRRNVELHPSPVQILAVSGDKERYESFAIDQLKLHAKPPVQFWSWRIPDAGHNMNTFKSQLPDLLGWIGQRMPGPSAPGRQLDVTGGVQPWPLPKTGARGALTAVAQ encoded by the coding sequence ATGAGCCTGAGCGAGATCCCGCTGGACTCGCCGGTCGAAGCGATCGTGGCCGGGATCCTGGCGCTGGCCGCCGTGATCGCCGTCCCGTGGTTCTGGGAGCGGTGGCGTAAATTCCGCCAGGCCAAGCGCAGCGCCACGGTGCTCGCCGCGGTCCTGCTGCTCGTGGTCAGCCTGGCCCTGACCGGGAACCTGATCGGCGGGTTCTTCCCGACCGTCGGCTCGCTGCTGGGCACCGGGGAGTTCGTCGCGCAGGGCGTGGACGTCGAGGGTGGGGAGAACGGGGCGAATTTCGATCGGGCCAGGGACCTCGGAGCGAAGCGCGCGAAGATCGGCAAGGGCACGGTGGTGCACGTGCGGGTCACCGGGCGGCGCACCGGGCTGTCCCGGGACACGACGGTCTATCTGCCCGGGCAGTACTTCGAACCGGCCTACAAGTCGCTGCGGTTCCCGACGATCGAGTGGTTCCCGAACTACCCGTCCGGACCTGAGGTGGCCACCGCGCCGAGCGGGTACAACCTGCCCGAGCAGCTCGACGAGGCGATCCAGAAGCACGTGCTGCCGCCGGTCGTGGTGCTCATCCCGGACCCGACCGGCCAGCCGAAGATCGGCCACGACACCGAATGCGTGGACGAGGTGGACGGTTCGGCGAACGACACCTTCCTTTCCGCGGATCTGCGCGACTGGGCGATCCAGAAGCTCGGCGTCAGCCCGCAGCGCACGGCGTGGACGCTGGCGGGCTGGTCCTCCGGCGGCTACTGCGCGATGAACCTGGTCACCCGGCACCCGCAGTGGTACGCGAACGCGGTCAGCATCGGTGGCTACGACCAGGCGCAGGAGGACAGCGGCACGGAGAACCTGTTCCGCGGCAGGCAGGACATCAAGGAAGCGAACAACGTGCGTCGCAATGTCGAGCTGCACCCTTCGCCGGTGCAGATCCTCGCCGTGTCCGGGGACAAGGAACGCTACGAGAGCTTCGCGATCGACCAGCTGAAGCTGCACGCGAAGCCGCCGGTGCAGTTCTGGAGCTGGCGGATTCCGGACGCCGGGCACAATATGAACACCTTCAAGTCGCAGCTGCCGGACCTGCTGGGCTGGATCGGCCAGCGGATGCCCGGCCCCAGCGCACCGGGACGGCAGCTCGACGTGACCGGTGGCGTGCAGCCTTGGCCGCTGCCCAAGACCGGTGCCCGTGGCGCGCTGACGGCGGTGGCGCAGTAG
- a CDS encoding DinB family protein, translating into MSRTPQHLSPAAAGDRTPIPRLAGEREILLSSLEWHRQTFELKCAGLGQEALSTRAVPASALSLHGLARHLAGVERWWFRIQLAGEDLPLLYYTDEDPNQDFNSLNGDVEEALSAWRAECTRSREIAAARSLEDQGTSKITGEPFALRWLLLNMTTEYARHLGHADLLREATDGSVGY; encoded by the coding sequence ATGAGCCGAACACCACAACACCTGTCTCCGGCCGCCGCCGGAGACCGCACCCCGATCCCACGTCTCGCCGGCGAGCGCGAGATCCTGCTGAGCAGCCTCGAATGGCACCGGCAGACCTTCGAGCTGAAGTGCGCGGGCCTCGGGCAGGAAGCGCTGTCCACGCGCGCCGTGCCGGCGTCCGCCCTGTCGCTGCACGGCCTGGCGCGGCACCTCGCCGGCGTCGAGCGCTGGTGGTTCCGCATCCAGCTCGCCGGCGAGGACCTCCCCTTGCTCTACTACACCGACGAGGATCCGAACCAGGACTTCAACTCCCTGAACGGGGACGTCGAAGAGGCACTGTCGGCCTGGCGGGCCGAATGCACGCGCTCCCGGGAGATCGCCGCCGCGCGGTCACTGGAGGATCAAGGCACCTCGAAGATCACCGGGGAGCCGTTCGCGTTGCGCTGGCTGCTGCTGAACATGACCACCGAGTACGCCCGGCATCTCGGCCACGCCGACCTGCTCCGTGAAGCGACCGACGGCTCGGTCGGCTATTGA
- a CDS encoding RNA polymerase sigma factor — protein sequence MTDVRTTEVDPPWEGLTGADLHAACMEAARGGDRRGMAKLVDELTPLVWHVARANGLDRQVAEDVVQTVWLALFTQLDKLRDPRALAAWLITTTRREATRPFGRRTQPLPLSDDVAASLQSSHPAPEDEAVRADRDRRVWRAFLRLPARCQELLRLTVLAGRAEYQAVAEAMGMPRGSVGPTRGRCLDSMRDLLAGEGGGR from the coding sequence GTGACCGACGTGCGTACCACAGAGGTAGACCCGCCATGGGAAGGCTTGACCGGCGCCGATCTGCACGCCGCCTGTATGGAGGCGGCGCGGGGCGGTGACCGGCGAGGTATGGCGAAGCTCGTGGACGAGCTGACCCCCCTCGTCTGGCACGTCGCGCGCGCGAACGGGCTGGACCGCCAGGTCGCCGAGGATGTGGTGCAGACCGTGTGGCTGGCGCTGTTCACCCAGCTGGACAAACTCCGCGATCCGCGGGCGCTGGCCGCCTGGCTGATCACGACCACGCGCCGGGAGGCCACCCGGCCGTTCGGGCGGCGGACGCAGCCGTTGCCGCTGAGCGACGACGTCGCGGCCTCGCTCCAGAGCAGTCACCCCGCACCCGAGGACGAGGCCGTCCGGGCCGACCGGGACCGGCGGGTGTGGCGGGCATTCCTCCGGTTGCCCGCGAGGTGTCAGGAGCTGCTCCGGTTGACTGTGCTTGCCGGGCGGGCCGAGTACCAGGCGGTCGCCGAGGCGATGGGCATGCCGAGAGGCAGCGTCGGACCGACCAGAGGTCGTTGCCTCGATTCGATGCGCGATCTCCTCGCTGGAGAAGGAGGTGGCCGGTGA
- a CDS encoding prephenate dehydrogenase → MRDVCVIGLGLIGGSVLRAAAASGRTAWGATVSEVDADAASRAGFEVITNTEAALDRAGEADAIVVLAVPLPAVESVLRQVSQHAAHCLLTDVVSVKGPMLDAVRRKAPYTRYVGGHPMAGSEESGWLAGSVDLFQGAPWVVGVEDDTDLADWAEVARLVLDLGAFAVPLPAHSHDETVARISHLPHLFAAILASVGAQGGPLAMSLAAGSFRDGTRVAGSSPELVRAMTEGNREALLPIVDDALGRLGAARGSLASTGGLAVTINAGHEGALALAAERDALRSGVRIDLTATDARDGLIALGERGGRITAFETGAAVGEVS, encoded by the coding sequence GTGCGAGACGTATGCGTGATCGGGCTCGGGCTCATCGGAGGATCGGTGCTGCGCGCGGCCGCGGCCAGTGGCAGGACCGCGTGGGGCGCGACAGTGTCCGAAGTGGACGCGGACGCGGCCAGCCGCGCCGGGTTCGAGGTGATCACCAACACCGAGGCCGCGCTGGACCGGGCCGGCGAGGCGGACGCGATCGTGGTCCTGGCGGTGCCGCTGCCCGCGGTGGAGAGCGTGCTGCGGCAGGTCTCGCAGCACGCGGCGCACTGCCTGCTCACCGACGTGGTCAGCGTGAAGGGGCCGATGCTCGACGCAGTACGGCGGAAAGCGCCGTACACGCGATACGTGGGCGGGCACCCGATGGCAGGCAGCGAGGAGTCGGGCTGGCTGGCCGGCAGCGTCGATCTGTTCCAGGGTGCGCCGTGGGTGGTCGGCGTCGAAGACGACACAGACCTGGCGGACTGGGCCGAGGTCGCCCGGCTGGTGCTGGACCTCGGCGCGTTCGCAGTACCCCTGCCCGCGCATTCGCACGACGAGACGGTGGCCCGGATTTCCCATCTGCCGCACCTGTTCGCCGCGATCCTGGCCTCCGTCGGCGCGCAGGGCGGTCCGCTGGCGATGTCGCTGGCCGCCGGCTCGTTCCGCGACGGCACCCGGGTGGCCGGTTCGTCGCCGGAACTCGTGCGGGCGATGACCGAAGGCAACCGCGAGGCGCTGCTCCCGATCGTCGACGACGCGCTCGGCAGGCTCGGCGCCGCCCGCGGTTCGCTGGCCTCCACCGGCGGCCTGGCGGTGACCATCAATGCCGGGCACGAAGGCGCGCTCGCCCTCGCCGCGGAACGCGACGCGCTGCGCTCCGGCGTCCGCATCGATCTCACCGCCACGGACGCCCGCGACGGCCTCATCGCCCTCGGCGAACGCGGCGGCCGGATCACCGCCTTCGAAACGGGCGCGGCGGTCGGCGAGGTCTCTTGA
- a CDS encoding CHAT domain-containing protein → MEGVSVPPVLDLTEAATDFYTQGRAAAFDQRPGAAARLFRQALTRLQRVAEPGPAHAVLQVRVLTSLGAAVAEISSTEAGLGYLETAERVLARLPGNRELELTLSLQRAVVLMRGGRNTESLAAFDKAMPGIEIEFDDRGLILVRTLNNRALVHMALNHPDAAQADLLRALELAQRYGHARLEGKIRQNLGTHAQLTGDIPQALANYEQAARILVVESPGSLPLIRYDQARTLLAAGLADEAARHLDEALPQLRANGSGQHIAEAQVARAAAALLEGDFDLARSCASEARRRFLRRGNRTWAEIAGLARLRADVHRILSTSDNRGTARLPAALVAQAERLAGLGLRDEVAAARLLAVRLLLRRGETEEATRVLAGAPRPRATTPIDHRMLFRLCRAELAVAEGRPRSALAQARAGLRELGMIRDRMGGLDLLCGTAVHGAELGRLAMRLVLRRARRNAAGARRMFAWLERTRAQVYRYEPLPVIEDPVLAKHIAEMRHVQRTIQRARLEGESVRALEQHYDSLQREATRLGWYTSQWGRPRPVATPDEVVAALGDRVLVSLVPYNGMLYSLVVDRGTFRLLKLGPLDDIVELARQLHADLDALAPDHLPSMLAETVSASARRRADKLDRLISAPLVKTLDDREIVIVPIGQLYAMPWGALPSLRGHPVSFAPSATAWITAQRPGTQGTVLLTGGPGVPGAVGEVSKLRSVYPDARLIEGEDATSESVLSALEGARLAHLVAHGAHEPANALFSRVELVDGPLFAHETTRLAHPPERVVLAACELAMSHIRPGEEALGFAGTLLASGSRTVIGAVARVGDRAAADTMAELHRRLAAGTSPAQALADAVAVDPLRRPFVCLGAG, encoded by the coding sequence ATGGAGGGCGTGTCCGTGCCGCCCGTACTTGATCTGACCGAGGCGGCGACCGACTTCTACACGCAGGGCCGGGCCGCCGCGTTCGACCAGCGGCCCGGCGCGGCGGCGCGGTTGTTCCGGCAGGCGCTCACCCGGCTCCAGCGGGTGGCCGAACCCGGGCCCGCGCACGCCGTGCTGCAGGTCCGGGTCTTGACCAGCCTCGGTGCGGCGGTCGCCGAGATCAGCTCCACCGAGGCCGGTCTCGGCTACCTGGAAACCGCCGAACGGGTCCTCGCCCGGCTGCCGGGGAACCGGGAGCTGGAGCTGACGCTCAGCCTGCAGCGTGCGGTGGTGCTGATGCGTGGCGGCCGCAACACCGAGTCGCTGGCGGCGTTCGACAAGGCTATGCCGGGCATCGAGATCGAGTTCGACGACCGCGGCCTCATCCTGGTCCGTACCCTGAACAACCGGGCCCTCGTGCACATGGCGCTGAATCACCCGGATGCCGCGCAGGCCGATCTGCTGCGTGCCCTCGAACTGGCCCAGCGATACGGGCACGCCCGGCTGGAGGGCAAGATCCGGCAGAACCTCGGCACGCATGCCCAGCTCACCGGTGACATCCCGCAGGCGCTGGCGAACTACGAGCAGGCGGCCCGGATTCTCGTCGTGGAATCCCCGGGCTCGCTGCCGCTGATCCGCTATGACCAGGCACGCACGCTGCTCGCCGCCGGGCTCGCCGACGAGGCCGCCCGGCACCTGGACGAGGCGTTGCCGCAGTTGCGCGCCAACGGTTCCGGGCAGCACATCGCGGAAGCGCAGGTGGCGCGGGCCGCGGCGGCGTTGCTGGAAGGCGATTTCGACCTCGCCCGCAGCTGCGCTTCCGAGGCCCGGCGCCGGTTCCTGCGCCGCGGCAACCGCACCTGGGCGGAGATCGCGGGGCTGGCCCGGCTGCGGGCCGACGTGCACCGGATTCTGTCCACTTCGGACAATCGTGGTACCGCGCGGCTGCCCGCGGCGCTGGTCGCGCAGGCCGAGCGGCTGGCCGGGCTCGGGCTGCGTGACGAGGTCGCGGCGGCCCGGCTGCTCGCCGTGCGACTGTTGTTGCGGCGCGGGGAAACCGAGGAGGCCACGCGGGTGCTCGCCGGCGCGCCGCGGCCGCGGGCGACGACGCCGATCGACCACCGGATGCTGTTCCGGCTCTGCCGGGCCGAGCTGGCGGTGGCCGAGGGCCGGCCGCGGTCCGCACTCGCGCAGGCCCGCGCCGGGCTGCGGGAGCTGGGCATGATCCGCGACCGGATGGGTGGACTGGACCTGTTGTGCGGCACCGCGGTGCACGGCGCGGAGCTGGGCAGGCTGGCGATGCGGCTGGTACTGCGGCGCGCGCGGCGCAACGCGGCCGGCGCCCGCCGGATGTTCGCCTGGCTGGAACGCACCCGCGCGCAGGTCTACCGCTACGAACCGCTGCCGGTGATCGAGGATCCCGTGCTGGCCAAGCACATCGCCGAGATGCGGCACGTGCAGCGCACCATCCAGCGAGCCCGGCTGGAGGGGGAATCGGTACGGGCACTGGAACAGCACTACGACTCGCTGCAGCGGGAGGCGACCCGGCTCGGCTGGTACACGAGCCAGTGGGGCCGCCCGCGGCCGGTGGCCACGCCGGATGAGGTGGTCGCCGCGCTCGGCGACCGGGTGCTGGTGAGCCTGGTGCCCTACAACGGGATGCTGTACTCGCTCGTCGTCGATCGGGGCACCTTCCGGCTGCTGAAGCTCGGGCCGCTGGACGACATCGTGGAACTCGCCCGCCAGCTGCACGCCGACCTCGATGCGCTCGCGCCGGACCACCTGCCGTCGATGCTGGCGGAGACGGTTTCCGCGTCCGCGCGCCGCCGGGCGGACAAGCTCGACCGGCTGATCTCCGCGCCTCTGGTGAAAACGCTCGACGACCGTGAGATCGTGATCGTCCCGATTGGACAGTTGTACGCGATGCCGTGGGGCGCTTTGCCTTCGCTGCGTGGCCATCCGGTGTCGTTCGCACCTTCGGCCACGGCGTGGATCACCGCACAGCGTCCGGGCACGCAGGGCACGGTGCTGCTGACCGGTGGGCCGGGCGTGCCGGGCGCGGTCGGCGAGGTGAGCAAGCTGCGTTCGGTCTATCCGGACGCGCGGCTGATCGAAGGCGAAGACGCGACGAGCGAATCGGTGCTGTCCGCGCTCGAAGGGGCAAGGCTGGCGCATCTGGTCGCACACGGCGCACATGAGCCGGCGAATGCCTTGTTCTCCCGGGTCGAACTGGTCGACGGACCGCTGTTCGCGCACGAGACCACTCGGCTCGCCCATCCGCCGGAGCGGGTCGTGCTGGCTGCGTGTGAATTGGCGATGAGCCACATCAGGCCGGGCGAAGAGGCTCTCGGCTTTGCCGGAACCCTGCTGGCCAGTGGTTCGCGCACGGTGATCGGCGCGGTGGCGAGGGTCGGCGACCGGGCGGCGGCGGACACCATGGCCGAGCTGCATCGCAGGCTGGCCGCCGGTACCTCACCCGCGCAGGCGCTGGCGGACGCGGTCGCGGTGGACCCACTGCGGCGCCCCTTCGTCTGCCTCGGCGCGGGCTGA
- a CDS encoding polysaccharide deacetylase family protein, with amino-acid sequence MATAIAGVFALTACSTPEPDNPAPPSANPAAPPTPYPFGTVQAKAPAVNDGKVPLIRKIDTDKPYVFITMDDGAVKDPSALEEIKKSGGHPVLFLNQVYVKGHEKYFKDILAQTGAVLGDHTVNHPNLKGKPLEFQKKEICEDADDFQRELGVRPTLFRPPFGVYDQTTLQAAAECGMRAAIHWTASVNDGVVQFQVGNKLRPGDIVLMHFRKTFKEDYEAFLARAKQDGLTPVPLTDFLG; translated from the coding sequence GTGGCGACCGCGATCGCCGGGGTGTTCGCGCTGACGGCGTGCTCGACCCCGGAACCGGACAATCCGGCGCCGCCCTCGGCGAACCCGGCCGCGCCGCCCACGCCCTACCCATTCGGCACGGTGCAGGCCAAGGCACCCGCGGTCAACGACGGCAAGGTCCCCTTGATCCGCAAGATCGACACGGACAAGCCGTACGTGTTCATCACCATGGACGACGGGGCGGTCAAGGACCCGTCCGCGTTGGAGGAGATCAAGAAGTCCGGCGGGCATCCGGTGCTGTTCCTCAACCAGGTCTACGTCAAGGGGCACGAGAAGTACTTCAAGGACATCCTGGCCCAGACCGGCGCCGTGCTCGGCGATCACACGGTCAACCACCCGAACCTCAAGGGCAAACCGCTGGAGTTCCAGAAGAAGGAGATCTGCGAAGACGCGGACGACTTCCAGCGTGAGCTCGGCGTGCGCCCGACGCTGTTCCGGCCGCCGTTCGGGGTCTACGACCAGACCACCCTCCAGGCCGCCGCCGAGTGCGGCATGCGGGCCGCGATCCACTGGACCGCCTCGGTGAACGACGGCGTGGTCCAGTTCCAGGTGGGCAACAAGCTCCGTCCCGGCGACATCGTGCTGATGCACTTCCGCAAAACGTTCAAGGAAGACTACGAAGCCTTCCTGGCCAGGGCGAAACAGGACGGCCTGACCCCGGTCCCGCTGACGGATTTCCTCGGCTGA